The Chitinispirillales bacterium ANBcel5 genome window below encodes:
- a CDS encoding glycosyltransferase family 4 protein — MRVCMVAYTFYEGDNRVRRYAETLVRRGYTVDAIVLRQNGSKPLLNVSGVNVYKIQKRSIDEKRKVDYLLKLLLFLFKSAFTLSRLHLKKRYDLVHVHSVPDFEVFAALIPKLTGAKVILDIHDIVPELFASKFKASYDSMVFKSLVLMEKLSMLFSDHVIVANHIWYKRLIERSVPAKKCTVVMNHPDPYIFVQGKKQCQKPNTEKKFTMMYPGTLSIHQGLETAIRAVDLLRDTIPQLQFQIYGKGTDEQYFRDLIGELNLENRVFINEVVAIEKLPQVISGADIGVEPKLKRSFGNEAFSTKILEFMLMGIPVIASDTLVHTHYFTQNQILFFRSEDHRDLADRILTLKRNRNLRGKMIENSLNYMKNNNWETRKHIYHSLVDTVVKEGV, encoded by the coding sequence ATGAGAGTCTGTATGGTGGCATACACATTTTATGAAGGAGATAACAGAGTGAGGCGCTATGCTGAAACATTGGTTAGGAGAGGGTATACTGTGGATGCCATTGTGTTACGTCAAAATGGGAGTAAGCCTCTTCTTAATGTATCTGGTGTTAATGTATATAAAATTCAAAAAAGAAGTATTGATGAGAAAAGAAAGGTTGATTATCTGTTAAAACTGTTACTTTTTTTATTTAAATCTGCGTTCACTCTAAGCAGATTACATCTAAAAAAACGATACGATCTGGTACATGTTCATTCCGTACCGGATTTTGAAGTATTTGCTGCGCTTATACCAAAGCTTACCGGAGCCAAAGTCATTCTTGATATTCATGATATCGTTCCTGAGCTTTTTGCATCCAAGTTTAAAGCCAGTTATGATTCAATGGTTTTTAAATCACTGGTTTTGATGGAAAAGCTGAGTATGTTGTTTTCTGATCATGTGATTGTAGCCAATCATATATGGTATAAAAGATTGATTGAGCGTTCGGTACCGGCAAAAAAATGTACTGTCGTAATGAATCATCCCGACCCCTACATTTTTGTTCAAGGCAAAAAACAGTGTCAAAAACCAAATACTGAAAAAAAATTCACAATGATGTATCCTGGTACGTTAAGCATTCATCAGGGGCTTGAGACAGCAATCAGAGCAGTGGATTTGTTAAGAGATACAATACCCCAACTTCAGTTTCAAATTTATGGTAAGGGAACTGATGAGCAGTATTTTCGTGATTTGATAGGTGAGTTAAATCTTGAAAACAGGGTCTTTATAAATGAAGTTGTTGCGATAGAGAAGTTGCCCCAGGTCATAAGCGGGGCTGATATTGGGGTTGAGCCAAAATTAAAGAGAAGCTTTGGTAATGAAGCTTTTTCGACTAAGATACTGGAATTTATGTTGATGGGTATTCCTGTAATAGCAAGTGATACGTTGGTTCATACACATTACTTTACACAAAATCAGATACTCTTTTTCAGATCTGAGGATCACAGGGATTTAGCAGATAGAATTCTCACGTTAAAAAGGAACAGGAATCTAAGAGGAAAAATGATAGAAAACTCACTTAATTATATGAAAAACAATAATTGGGAAACACGTAAACATATCTATCATTCTCTGGTGGATACAGTTGTAAAAGAGGGAGTATGA
- a CDS encoding O-antigen ligase family protein, giving the protein MKSRDDKVSIAMWIPLLWMLRCGSRSLTYWLDPDMAMQIEQDFLTGNPIDRQFFLALEFLGISILVWRRFKFFSFVKSNYLIIILYMFMGISLLWSQFPDVVLRRWVRTLGDLIMVMVVLSETNVTASIYWLFRRFAFLLVPISVLFVKYYRHMGVTYDFTGQYEMWVGVTTHKNSLGQVVTLAALFFIWSFIRKKWSVLDIPILISAFWLLSGSNTSKSTTSIIVFLIGITLMFTLNRLKSIKMIGITAISVVLLLFVFQVVLEVFYDNSIYEFVVTTADRDETLTGRTELWAEVINLGMEHALFGAGLGTFWMGDLTNNLWEIFPWEPGQAHNGYIDLFVELGLIGLILVALIVIAGIKSSLWEISKGSELGKFRLIWIVLILIYNISESTLAKPTALLWFVFLLFTVHDPEPRRPLEVELPLFNDKKEDELEIGSDEELRVS; this is encoded by the coding sequence ATGAAAAGTAGAGATGATAAAGTATCAATAGCCATGTGGATTCCACTTTTGTGGATGTTAAGATGTGGATCCAGAAGTCTTACCTATTGGTTGGATCCGGATATGGCGATGCAAATAGAGCAGGATTTTTTAACTGGTAATCCCATAGACAGACAGTTTTTTTTGGCTCTTGAATTTTTGGGAATATCGATATTGGTATGGCGAAGATTTAAGTTTTTTTCTTTCGTTAAAAGTAACTATTTAATCATTATACTGTACATGTTTATGGGTATTAGTCTGTTATGGTCACAGTTCCCTGATGTGGTATTGAGGCGTTGGGTTAGAACTTTGGGTGACTTAATTATGGTAATGGTAGTGTTAAGCGAGACTAATGTAACAGCTTCAATATATTGGTTATTTAGAAGATTCGCTTTTCTACTTGTACCAATTTCAGTTCTATTTGTAAAATATTATCGTCATATGGGTGTTACCTATGATTTTACCGGGCAATACGAAATGTGGGTAGGTGTGACTACACACAAAAATAGTTTAGGACAAGTAGTTACTCTTGCTGCCCTGTTCTTTATCTGGTCTTTTATTCGAAAGAAATGGAGTGTATTGGATATCCCTATATTGATTAGTGCGTTTTGGCTTTTATCTGGTTCCAACACTTCAAAGAGTACCACTTCCATTATAGTGTTTCTTATTGGGATTACACTAATGTTCACTTTAAACAGACTTAAAAGCATAAAGATGATTGGTATAACAGCGATATCGGTTGTACTACTATTATTTGTATTTCAGGTTGTGCTGGAAGTATTCTATGATAATTCAATTTATGAGTTTGTTGTTACCACAGCAGACAGGGATGAAACACTGACGGGAAGAACTGAACTGTGGGCAGAGGTTATTAACCTGGGAATGGAGCATGCATTGTTTGGTGCCGGGCTTGGTACTTTTTGGATGGGAGATTTAACCAATAATTTATGGGAAATATTCCCTTGGGAACCAGGACAGGCACATAATGGGTATATTGATCTGTTTGTTGAACTTGGGTTAATAGGGTTGATCCTTGTAGCGTTAATTGTTATAGCAGGGATTAAGAGTTCTTTGTGGGAAATATCCAAAGGAAGTGAATTAGGGAAATTTCGATTAATTTGGATTGTACTGATTCTTATTTACAATATAAGTGAAAGTACTCTGGCAAAACCAACAGCGCTTCTATGGTTTGTGTTTCTTTTATTTACGGTTCATGATCCTGAGCCAAGAAGACCTCTTGAGGTTGAATTACCGTTGTTTAATGATAAAAAAGAAGATGAGTTGGAAATTGGCAGTGATGAAGAGCTTAGAGTTAGTTAG